The Lysinibacillus pakistanensis genome includes a window with the following:
- a CDS encoding ABC transporter ATP-binding protein — MIQVENLKKEFLQGQERIKVLKNVSLQIQKGEFVAIMGPSGSGKSTLLQLLGGLDIPTEGDIIINQQYLNRMTEKKRTIFRRQNIGFIFQNYQLLSNLNVEENIAFPLHADGTLTKDKKQLVLQLLNSVGLKGLGQKKANLLSGGQQQRVAIARALVSNPAVLLADEPTGNLDRNTAEDILGLMTRFNRDYNQTIIMVTHDIFAAGFADRIILFKDGIVDQVISRKDEDYAKYVANFMA, encoded by the coding sequence GTGATTCAGGTTGAAAATCTTAAAAAGGAATTTTTACAAGGACAAGAGAGAATTAAAGTATTAAAAAATGTTAGTTTACAAATTCAAAAAGGTGAATTTGTAGCTATTATGGGTCCAAGTGGCTCTGGAAAAAGTACTTTACTTCAATTATTAGGAGGTCTTGATATACCTACAGAAGGGGACATTATAATTAATCAACAATATTTAAATAGGATGACAGAAAAGAAAAGGACAATATTTCGCAGACAGAATATTGGCTTTATTTTCCAAAATTATCAATTACTTAGTAATCTAAATGTGGAAGAAAATATAGCTTTCCCACTTCATGCAGATGGAACTTTAACAAAAGATAAAAAGCAACTAGTTTTACAATTACTTAATTCCGTCGGTTTAAAGGGACTTGGGCAGAAGAAGGCTAATTTGCTTAGTGGTGGGCAACAGCAACGTGTAGCTATAGCTAGAGCACTAGTTAGCAACCCCGCCGTATTATTGGCAGATGAGCCAACAGGTAATTTAGATAGAAATACAGCCGAGGACATTCTTGGGTTAATGACTAGATTTAATCGAGATTACAATCAAACAATAATCATGGTTACACATGATATTTTCGCAGCTGGATTTGCAGATCGAATTATTCTTTTTAAAGATGGAATTGTCGATCAGGTGATTTCTAGAAAGGATGAAGATTATGCTAAATATGTGGCGAATTTCATGGCGTAA
- a CDS encoding TniQ family protein: MLKCKKTEIENLLSKRTVLYNLQPEGIGTPYIESLTSYITRLATIHNVNTSTLLRKIIAPVLSIDYLRKDLSQGFTTSTRNMINKNCSITLDYVEALELLTGREDLRNLTMLNWEGIFPSKLIGSYRKWCPSCFNQMIADSRNIYEPLIWYLEAIKKCDVHKIQLRDECTNCNKKLPFLSSQIMVGYCQYCKSWLGEEIKQNAHLNEMEKFIALNYKQLIENTPNLKWFPSNNFISIFFRRMIKDLGFKSPRSLANYFNINVKKMNSYIYEEKSPNYHSLIKIAYKLNKTIYEVIYEQNIIIKPIEVKKFNSLKKKDTPLKLIESRLKENLELEKPKSLTKLSSEIGFSTSTAKKHFPNLCKGIKDKTLAYQDKKEKETKAEIVRILSDCLNNDIPISLTELAKEKGISIQIFRKYCPDLSKEISVRYITYLSEMRTRKIEFYLKEVHRVANDLHQKGIYPSPFKIKQELKSSDSLFLYKEVREGWNEIVTHLGYK, from the coding sequence ATGCTTAAATGTAAGAAAACAGAAATAGAAAATCTTTTGTCTAAAAGAACCGTATTATATAATCTGCAACCAGAAGGTATTGGAACTCCCTACATTGAAAGTTTAACGAGTTATATTACAAGATTAGCCACTATACATAATGTGAATACTTCTACTTTATTAAGGAAGATAATAGCTCCTGTACTTAGTATTGATTACTTAAGAAAAGACCTTTCACAGGGTTTTACAACTAGTACACGTAATATGATTAATAAAAATTGCTCAATAACATTAGATTATGTGGAAGCATTAGAATTGTTAACAGGTAGAGAAGACTTAAGGAATTTAACAATGCTTAATTGGGAAGGAATTTTCCCATCGAAATTAATTGGGTCTTACAGAAAATGGTGTCCATCTTGTTTTAATCAAATGATCGCTGATTCTAGGAACATATACGAGCCTTTAATATGGTATTTAGAAGCTATTAAGAAATGTGATGTTCATAAAATACAATTAAGGGATGAATGTACAAATTGTAATAAAAAATTACCGTTCTTATCTAGTCAAATTATGGTTGGTTATTGTCAATATTGTAAATCGTGGTTAGGGGAAGAAATAAAACAAAATGCCCATCTAAATGAAATGGAAAAGTTTATAGCGTTAAATTACAAACAATTAATTGAAAATACACCCAATCTTAAATGGTTTCCAAGTAATAATTTCATTTCGATATTTTTCAGGAGAATGATTAAAGACTTAGGTTTTAAAAGTCCCAGAAGTCTAGCTAATTATTTCAATATTAATGTCAAAAAAATGAATAGTTATATATATGAAGAAAAAAGTCCTAATTATCATTCCCTTATTAAAATAGCATATAAATTAAATAAAACAATTTATGAAGTAATTTATGAGCAGAATATTATAATTAAACCAATTGAAGTTAAAAAGTTTAATTCTTTAAAGAAAAAAGACACCCCTCTTAAATTAATTGAAAGTCGATTGAAAGAAAATTTAGAATTAGAGAAACCAAAAAGTTTAACTAAACTTTCTTCGGAAATTGGTTTTAGTACTAGTACTGCTAAAAAACACTTTCCAAATTTATGTAAAGGGATAAAAGATAAGACTTTAGCATATCAAGATAAAAAAGAAAAAGAAACTAAAGCAGAAATAGTTAGAATACTAAGCGATTGTTTGAATAATGATATACCAATAAGTTTAACTGAATTAGCTAAAGAAAAGGGAATTTCAATACAAATTTTTAGAAAATACTGCCCTGATTTATCAAAGGAAATAAGTGTAAGATATATAACATATCTTTCCGAAATGAGAACGAGGAAGATAGAATTTTACTTAAAAGAAGTCCATAGAGTTGCAAACGATCTACATCAAAAGGGAATCTATCCAAGCCCTTTTAAAATAAAACAGGAATTAAAATCTTCTGATTCTTTATTTCTATATAAGGAAGTAAGGGAAGGGTGGAATGAGATAGTTACACATCTAGGATATAAATAA
- a CDS encoding AAA family ATPase yields the protein MVSKQRLFDDELLNKSKEEREKFFNDYTVSHPKMKQVLIELKNEIYKGSHNIIMVVGPSGVGKSRLFNATINSVIKDMKQELEENKSIIPITGIELPNPDLGKFNWKDFYYRVLTSVNEPLIDYKIDLSVVNKMPNSPLRTTRTASTAAALRRSIESAFFYRETKALLIDEAQHFFKINSDYRGNSEKNQKQFNSIKSLANMSHTKIVLFGTYDLNAVFNLDGQLSRRVKEIHFPRYDFANDKDIKNFKSILLTFQKLLPLPREANLMEHFVYLYENCIGCTGILKNWLQRCLSDALENNEDTITYTNLKRNALLTKKLLTLANEALDGELIFKESKGDKEKLKELLGTKKDVRTDKKEQKNNLNPGKRKPTRDDVGLI from the coding sequence ATGGTAAGTAAGCAAAGATTATTTGATGATGAATTACTAAATAAATCAAAAGAAGAACGTGAAAAATTCTTTAATGATTATACTGTTAGTCATCCTAAAATGAAACAAGTATTAATAGAATTGAAAAATGAAATCTATAAGGGTTCTCATAATATTATTATGGTAGTAGGTCCGTCGGGAGTAGGAAAATCAAGATTATTTAATGCGACAATAAATTCTGTGATAAAAGACATGAAACAAGAACTTGAAGAAAATAAAAGTATTATTCCAATAACAGGCATAGAGCTTCCTAATCCTGACTTAGGGAAATTTAATTGGAAAGATTTTTATTATAGGGTTCTTACTTCTGTAAATGAGCCTTTAATTGATTATAAAATTGATTTAAGCGTTGTGAATAAAATGCCAAATTCCCCATTAAGAACGACGAGAACTGCATCCACAGCTGCAGCATTACGAAGATCAATAGAAAGTGCTTTCTTTTATAGAGAAACAAAAGCTCTTTTAATAGATGAGGCGCAACACTTTTTTAAAATAAATTCTGATTATAGAGGAAACAGTGAAAAAAACCAAAAACAATTTAATTCAATTAAATCTTTAGCAAATATGAGTCATACTAAAATAGTTTTATTTGGAACTTATGATCTAAATGCGGTATTCAATTTAGATGGGCAATTATCAAGAAGGGTTAAAGAGATTCATTTTCCACGTTATGATTTTGCAAATGATAAAGACATTAAAAATTTTAAATCTATCCTACTAACTTTTCAAAAATTATTACCGTTACCAAGAGAAGCGAATTTGATGGAACACTTTGTATATTTATATGAAAATTGTATTGGCTGTACAGGTATATTAAAAAACTGGTTGCAAAGATGTCTTTCAGATGCACTTGAAAATAATGAAGATACTATTACTTATACAAATTTAAAAAGAAATGCTTTACTAACAAAAAAGCTATTAACATTGGCAAATGAAGCGCTGGACGGAGAATTAATTTTTAAAGAAAGTAAAGGTGATAAAGAAAAGCTAAAAGAACTGCTTGGCACTAAAAAAGATGTTAGAACTGATAAAAAGGAACAAAAGAATAACTTAAATCCAGGGAAAAGAAAACCAACAAGAGATGATGTTGGACTAATTTGA
- a CDS encoding TnsA endonuclease N-terminal domain-containing protein, whose translation MMNSNEFQEWAEKLILSEEAVTEIQRIRQSPPSRRVGGGKHNVSGRYSSKKMGVTIQFESHKVELPTIYMLEFNDNVLEYYDQPPQIKIYYYQSKNNKKMAYMKTADFFVIEKDKAYWIECKTEEELIKLSQKNPERYFNREGQWVFDPGKSYAAEFNLDFQVRSSSEINWKLLRNLEFLEDYIVKEHVPSEWKINRIKEFIQVNQGSTLKELIQSAGDEFTADDIYALVAKNIIYIDLYNDLISEFEIVKVYLNKEQYKGFTVVEKTIRNKKITHKIELKSGNRILWGDTNWTILNYDSINKIIFLISENDNKAQELPLEILESYISAGYIQGIDKNDSNGNAEVKKIISQANEKDLEDANKKFDTVTKYIKGEELEAINVSERTIRNWVKSYKDAEELYGIGYVGLIPQKKKRGNKKSKIPLESIELMNKVITESYETVKNKSAMQVYRELQVIGEELNIFVPSYATFCEKIKNRPKFEVEKARKGDRAAYKYEELYTELEFTTKKHGERIFEIAHIDHTELDIELVINGKVSKRPWLTLMIDAFSRRILSFYLTFEEPSYRSCMMVIRECVKRYNRLPNYIVVDGGKEFGSIYFESLLALNGVHKKERPAAKARYGNVIERLFGIANKLLIHNLKGNTQITKNVRQVTKSVNPKNHAVWTLETLNERLDSWISNIYDNMENPSLNQTPKEAFEESIVMSGNRSNTYIPYDETFILMTLPSPKAKTRKVHPGQGIKLSYSYYWSEKFRNPKIENTSVEVKYDPFNLGVAYAFIDNQWEECLSEQYKYLEGKTEKQIKLIAEEIRQKNKLYSQKHSITAKMIASYILESEEIEEKLIIEKYKPIQTNLTVIENNTIFKPEEDMIENSNLKDEEEDYELEIFGELD comes from the coding sequence ATGATGAATTCAAATGAATTCCAAGAATGGGCAGAGAAACTGATTCTATCGGAAGAAGCGGTAACAGAAATTCAACGTATCAGACAATCACCTCCTTCGAGAAGAGTTGGTGGCGGTAAACATAATGTTAGTGGCAGATATAGTAGTAAAAAGATGGGGGTTACCATTCAATTTGAAAGTCATAAAGTTGAATTACCTACAATTTATATGTTGGAATTTAATGATAATGTTTTGGAATACTACGATCAACCGCCTCAAATAAAGATTTACTACTACCAAAGTAAAAATAACAAAAAAATGGCATACATGAAAACAGCTGATTTTTTTGTAATAGAAAAAGATAAAGCATATTGGATTGAATGTAAAACTGAAGAAGAATTAATTAAATTATCTCAGAAAAATCCGGAAAGATACTTTAATCGAGAAGGACAATGGGTTTTTGATCCTGGGAAATCGTACGCTGCTGAGTTTAATCTTGATTTCCAAGTTAGGTCGTCTTCCGAAATCAATTGGAAACTTCTACGTAATCTTGAATTTTTAGAGGATTATATTGTTAAAGAGCATGTTCCAAGTGAGTGGAAGATTAATAGAATAAAAGAATTTATTCAAGTAAATCAAGGCTCAACTTTGAAAGAACTTATACAAAGCGCAGGGGACGAGTTTACTGCTGATGATATTTATGCTTTAGTTGCAAAAAATATTATTTATATTGATTTGTACAACGACTTAATATCTGAGTTCGAAATTGTAAAAGTCTACTTAAACAAAGAACAGTATAAAGGATTTACTGTAGTAGAAAAGACAATAAGAAATAAAAAAATAACTCATAAAATTGAGTTGAAAAGTGGGAATCGTATTTTATGGGGAGATACAAATTGGACTATTCTTAATTACGATTCCATAAATAAAATAATCTTTTTAATTTCCGAAAATGATAATAAAGCGCAAGAATTACCTTTAGAGATATTAGAATCATATATATCAGCAGGGTACATACAAGGAATTGATAAGAATGACAGTAATGGAAATGCTGAGGTGAAAAAAATTATTTCTCAAGCAAATGAAAAAGATTTAGAAGATGCAAACAAAAAATTTGATACTGTGACTAAGTATATAAAGGGTGAAGAATTAGAAGCTATTAATGTTTCAGAGAGAACTATAAGGAACTGGGTGAAAAGCTATAAGGATGCAGAAGAACTTTATGGAATCGGATATGTAGGGCTTATACCCCAAAAAAAGAAAAGAGGAAATAAAAAGTCAAAGATACCACTAGAATCGATAGAGTTGATGAATAAGGTAATAACGGAAAGTTATGAAACAGTAAAAAATAAATCAGCTATGCAGGTTTATCGTGAATTACAAGTGATAGGTGAAGAACTGAATATCTTCGTTCCATCTTATGCAACTTTTTGTGAGAAGATTAAAAATCGTCCCAAATTTGAAGTGGAAAAAGCAAGGAAAGGTGATAGAGCAGCCTATAAATATGAAGAATTATACACAGAATTAGAATTTACTACTAAAAAACATGGTGAACGAATTTTTGAAATTGCTCATATCGATCATACTGAATTAGATATAGAACTAGTGATTAATGGAAAGGTTTCTAAGCGACCATGGCTTACTTTAATGATTGATGCGTTTTCTAGACGAATTCTTTCTTTCTATTTAACATTTGAAGAGCCATCTTATCGTTCTTGTATGATGGTGATAAGAGAGTGTGTAAAAAGATATAATCGTTTGCCAAACTATATCGTGGTTGATGGGGGAAAGGAGTTTGGTAGCATATATTTTGAATCGTTGCTTGCATTAAATGGTGTTCATAAAAAAGAAAGACCAGCAGCGAAGGCTAGGTATGGAAATGTAATTGAACGGTTATTCGGTATTGCAAATAAACTTCTCATTCACAATCTAAAAGGTAATACTCAAATCACCAAAAATGTTCGGCAAGTAACTAAATCTGTGAATCCAAAGAATCATGCTGTTTGGACCTTGGAAACCCTGAATGAGAGACTTGATAGTTGGATATCTAATATCTACGACAATATGGAAAATCCCTCACTCAACCAAACACCAAAAGAAGCATTTGAGGAATCTATTGTTATGTCAGGTAATCGTTCTAATACTTACATCCCTTATGATGAAACTTTTATTTTAATGACTTTACCTTCTCCAAAAGCTAAAACAAGGAAGGTTCATCCAGGCCAAGGAATAAAATTAAGCTATTCGTATTACTGGAGTGAAAAATTTAGGAATCCTAAAATTGAAAATACTAGCGTAGAGGTTAAATATGATCCATTTAATCTTGGAGTAGCTTATGCATTTATAGATAATCAATGGGAGGAGTGCCTGTCTGAACAATATAAATATCTAGAGGGTAAGACTGAGAAACAAATTAAATTGATTGCAGAAGAGATTAGGCAAAAGAATAAGTTATATTCACAAAAACATTCTATAACTGCAAAAATGATAGCAAGCTATATTCTTGAATCAGAAGAAATAGAAGAAAAACTTATTATAGAAAAATATAAACCCATCCAAACAAACCTTACTGTAATAGAAAATAATACTATATTTAAACCAGAAGAAGACATGATAGAAAATAGTAATTTAAAAGATGAAGAAGAGGACTATGAACTCGAAATTTTTGGGGAGTTGGATTAA